Proteins encoded within one genomic window of Alteribacter populi:
- a CDS encoding DUF421 domain-containing protein, translating into MDFSFIWESLILVPAGLLLLRLSGRKSISQMTVAQTVVMISIGAIIIQPIIEDSIWRTVGAAMIFILILILFEWIQVKSNTLEKLITGKSQVVILNGQIQYDKLKKLRFTVDQLELRLRQNGISSFADVKIGTLEANGQLGYEFMPKAKPVTVGDLENILGKALITHEEKPPSVFEEVLKEKHENPNPDDVK; encoded by the coding sequence GTGGATTTTAGTTTTATATGGGAATCGTTAATATTAGTGCCAGCGGGTTTACTTCTCTTAAGGCTTTCTGGAAGAAAATCAATTAGCCAAATGACAGTAGCTCAAACTGTTGTCATGATCTCCATTGGTGCGATTATCATTCAACCTATTATTGAAGATAGTATATGGAGAACAGTTGGGGCAGCTATGATTTTTATTTTGATACTAATTTTGTTCGAATGGATTCAGGTGAAAAGTAATACATTAGAGAAGCTTATTACAGGAAAATCACAAGTTGTTATCTTAAATGGCCAGATTCAATATGATAAGTTGAAAAAATTAAGATTTACTGTTGATCAACTGGAATTAAGGCTTAGACAAAATGGCATTTCAAGTTTTGCCGATGTCAAAATTGGTACATTGGAAGCCAATGGACAGCTGGGCTATGAATTTATGCCTAAAGCAAAACCGGTAACTGTTGGTGATCTTGAAAATATTCTTGGTAAGGCACTCATCACCCATGAAGAGAAACCACCTTCTGTTTTTGAAGAGGTGTTAAAAGAAAAACATGAGAATCCGAATCCAGATGATGTGAAATAG
- a CDS encoding PH domain-containing protein gives MAGVGHKHSDSVFVAAKTKKLTGKYRKADLFTVWIERIMIPGLAGGFLFLLFHPGFSLLDYPMVVLWLPLFIALSASTNWSMHLGWNQRLDGRMKYGFEEKELIIYFNKNILQRIPYEEIRWVENLDQPLTKLGGVQLYGRKYWYSFMSGTSNEYPMLMVFGTALDEGLIIKRPFDWILITPEDVETFTKKLQDKKAEHTA, from the coding sequence ATGGCAGGCGTTGGTCATAAACATAGTGATTCTGTATTTGTGGCAGCTAAAACAAAAAAACTGACCGGAAAGTACCGGAAAGCGGATCTTTTTACGGTATGGATAGAGAGAATCATGATACCGGGTTTAGCTGGAGGTTTTCTTTTTCTATTGTTTCACCCCGGATTCTCTTTACTTGATTATCCGATGGTTGTACTATGGTTACCTTTGTTTATAGCGTTATCAGCCTCGACGAACTGGAGTATGCATTTAGGCTGGAATCAGAGGCTCGACGGTAGGATGAAGTATGGATTCGAAGAAAAAGAGCTTATCATTTATTTTAATAAAAATATCTTGCAGAGAATTCCTTACGAGGAAATCAGGTGGGTAGAAAATCTCGATCAACCGCTTACTAAACTCGGAGGGGTTCAATTGTATGGCCGTAAATACTGGTATTCTTTTATGTCAGGGACGAGTAACGAATACCCAATGCTCATGGTGTTTGGTACAGCTTTAGATGAAGGGCTTATTATCAAAAGGCCATTTGATTGGATTCTTATCACACCAGAAGATGTAGAGACATTCACTAAAAAACTTCAAGACAAAAAAGCCGAACATACTGCATAA
- a CDS encoding class II fructose-bisphosphate aldolase — translation MGLVPTQDILKDAYRNHYAIGAFGAHNLEMIKSVVAGAEELDTPVILQTTPGTIRYVGINYMKAMAESAAEQASIPVSLHLDHGDSYDIVVKCLRAGYTSVMIDGSHLPLSENIDLVKKVVEAAHSVDVPVEAELGRIGGVEDDLEVEEGSALFTDPQVAEEFVTVTKVNSFAPAFGTAHGMYKQEPQLQFDLLREIFERTECPLVMHGASGVSAESVGKALNFGVAKINFSTELKDTFAEEIRRYFSKNPSQNDPRKYFVPAANAVKDLVKEKITMLQSSVKV, via the coding sequence ATGGGATTAGTACCAACACAGGACATATTAAAGGATGCTTATCGAAATCATTACGCAATTGGGGCTTTTGGTGCTCACAACCTGGAAATGATCAAATCGGTTGTTGCTGGTGCAGAAGAATTAGACACTCCTGTTATTTTGCAAACAACACCAGGAACGATTCGATACGTTGGCATTAATTATATGAAAGCGATGGCTGAATCTGCAGCTGAACAAGCAAGTATTCCGGTTTCTTTACACCTAGATCATGGGGATTCATATGACATTGTAGTCAAATGCTTGCGTGCGGGCTATACCTCGGTCATGATCGACGGTTCTCATTTACCTTTAAGTGAGAATATTGACCTTGTAAAAAAAGTAGTCGAGGCTGCCCACTCTGTAGATGTACCAGTTGAAGCAGAGTTAGGTAGGATCGGGGGAGTTGAAGATGATCTTGAAGTAGAGGAAGGTTCAGCTCTATTTACCGATCCACAAGTAGCGGAGGAGTTCGTAACAGTAACGAAGGTAAACTCTTTTGCACCAGCTTTTGGAACGGCACATGGGATGTATAAACAAGAACCTCAATTGCAGTTCGACTTATTAAGAGAGATTTTTGAGCGTACCGAATGCCCATTGGTTATGCATGGAGCTTCGGGAGTATCTGCTGAAAGTGTTGGAAAAGCTTTAAACTTCGGCGTTGCTAAAATAAACTTTTCAACAGAACTGAAGGACACTTTTGCAGAAGAAATTCGTAGGTATTTTAGTAAAAACCCATCTCAAAACGATCCTCGCAAATATTTTGTTCCAGCTGCTAATGCTGTAAAAGATCTTGTTAAAGAAAAAATAACCATGCTGCAATCGTCTGTTAAGGTTTAA
- a CDS encoding SIS domain-containing protein, protein MYTYEEIINQANQLERTYEVVNNQVFSENDADVHLFIGCGTSFYLALSAARYFQEVTGKIGTALPASEVFMHPDNSLLKGKSYNVVAISRSGTTSEVVAALEMLQKRSNVKTLSVTCHGDSPMAKLSDQVISLEHIKEKSVVMTQSFSNMLFALQIFGAKTASSGVDLSELKQVPSLTSKLLEKWEVTKPIADNLSNKRFIFLGTGLNNGIAKEATLKLKEMTQTECESYSTLELRHGPISIVDESTVVVMTSQSSTETLDQELVRDIQKFKGSVLVLGQFTTDFSADYVINHGGTLSDRNNLVLNVPHLQLLAFHRAIKLGYNPDEPRNLTQVVKLKLS, encoded by the coding sequence ATGTACACATATGAAGAAATCATAAACCAAGCGAATCAATTAGAGAGGACTTATGAGGTAGTAAACAACCAGGTATTTAGTGAAAATGATGCGGATGTGCACCTCTTTATCGGTTGTGGCACTTCATTTTACCTTGCCCTGTCTGCTGCACGCTATTTTCAGGAGGTGACAGGGAAAATAGGAACAGCCCTTCCTGCTTCAGAGGTTTTCATGCATCCTGATAACAGCCTTCTTAAAGGTAAGAGCTACAATGTAGTTGCTATTTCGCGCTCTGGAACGACTTCCGAGGTGGTAGCAGCACTGGAAATGTTACAAAAGCGTTCAAATGTGAAGACTCTTTCTGTTACTTGTCATGGAGATAGTCCAATGGCAAAGCTATCTGATCAAGTTATTTCACTTGAACACATTAAAGAGAAAAGTGTTGTCATGACACAATCTTTTTCTAATATGTTGTTTGCATTGCAAATTTTTGGAGCGAAAACAGCTTCTTCAGGGGTCGACTTGTCTGAGTTAAAGCAAGTACCTTCGTTAACAAGTAAGCTATTAGAAAAATGGGAGGTAACCAAACCTATTGCTGATAATCTTTCGAATAAGCGTTTTATTTTCCTAGGTACTGGGTTGAATAATGGTATAGCGAAGGAAGCGACATTAAAGCTGAAAGAAATGACCCAAACAGAGTGTGAGAGCTACTCTACGCTTGAGCTTCGACATGGACCGATCTCGATTGTCGATGAATCAACCGTCGTCGTCATGACTTCACAATCTAGTACGGAAACTCTTGATCAAGAGCTCGTTCGTGACATTCAGAAATTCAAAGGTTCAGTGCTGGTATTAGGCCAGTTCACGACTGACTTTTCTGCAGATTATGTTATCAATCATGGAGGAACGCTATCTGATCGTAATAATCTCGTTCTTAATGTTCCGCATCTTCAGCTTCTAGCTTTTCACCGGGCGATTAAATTAGGGTACAACCCTGATGAGCCTCGCAACTTAACACAAGTGGTCAAGTTGAAGCTTTCTTAA
- a CDS encoding class I SAM-dependent methyltransferase, with amino-acid sequence MSINFFDRKNEQVYANRKVDDAWMALIGKEVQVKDKVGVDIGCGGGIYTEKLLQLGARRITAFDQSPVMLDAAKDSLGSNEKVNFKLGKADQTGFPNQSFDFLLTRAVIHHISQLNPLFKEMKRIVRGGGSVIIQDRTEEDCFLPGSATHLRGYFFSLFPRLKEIEKKRRHSSYDVREALTEAGFKTVREQQIWEAREVYESFGELAHSLRTRQGRSILFELTDEEIEQLISKLKAEWDKNIDVKSIVDRDRWTIWFAEC; translated from the coding sequence GTGTCTATTAATTTTTTTGATCGGAAAAATGAACAAGTGTATGCGAATCGGAAAGTTGACGATGCTTGGATGGCGCTCATTGGCAAGGAAGTTCAGGTCAAGGATAAAGTAGGTGTAGATATTGGCTGTGGTGGCGGAATTTATACGGAAAAGCTGCTTCAATTAGGTGCAAGAAGAATAACGGCATTTGACCAATCCCCAGTGATGCTTGATGCAGCAAAAGACTCTTTAGGTAGCAATGAAAAGGTTAATTTCAAGCTAGGAAAAGCAGATCAGACAGGGTTTCCGAATCAATCCTTTGATTTTTTATTAACCCGGGCAGTCATCCACCATATTTCGCAATTGAATCCCCTTTTTAAAGAGATGAAAAGAATCGTTCGCGGTGGAGGTTCGGTGATCATTCAAGACCGGACGGAAGAAGATTGTTTTTTACCAGGTAGTGCTACTCATCTGAGAGGATACTTTTTTTCTTTGTTTCCAAGGTTAAAAGAAATAGAAAAGAAACGGCGTCATTCTTCTTACGATGTGAGGGAGGCATTAACGGAAGCGGGGTTTAAGACGGTTCGAGAGCAACAAATATGGGAAGCGAGAGAGGTTTATGAAAGCTTTGGTGAACTTGCTCATTCGCTTCGAACTCGTCAAGGGCGTTCGATTTTATTTGAACTTACAGATGAAGAAATTGAACAGCTCATTTCCAAACTTAAAGCTGAATGGGATAAAAATATCGATGTTAAGTCTATTGTAGATCGAGATCGATGGACGATTTGGTTTGCTGAATGCTGA
- the secY gene encoding preprotein translocase subunit SecY, whose product MFHSFRNIFRVGDLRNKIIFTLLMLIVFRIGAHIPAPGVNASVIDFEGMAAFGFLNTFGGGALENFSIFATGIMPYITASIIVQLLRMDVVPKFAEWAKEGESGRKKLAQFTRYGTVGIAFVQALGMSIGFNNLMPGLVPNPSFVTYLLIAIVLTAGTAFLMWLGEQITANGVGNGISLLIFAGIAAAIPGGVNQLYATYIQGAGEQIFMNVVIILLLALAVLAIVVGVIYVQQALRKIPVQYAKKMAAGGRPTGGQSTHLPLKVNGAGVIPVIFAMSLFIFPPTIANFFDQSNPVANWVVQNFDQTQPIGMVVFVALIIGFTYFYTFVQVNPEQMADNLRKQSGYVPGIRPGKTTEVYITRVLYRLTFVGALFLATVSIIPVFFTVAMGLPASIQIGGTGLLIVVGVALDTMKRIESQLIDRKYTGFLKKTS is encoded by the coding sequence ATGTTTCATTCATTTCGTAATATTTTTCGAGTAGGGGATCTACGAAACAAAATTATTTTTACTTTATTAATGCTTATTGTTTTTCGCATCGGTGCTCATATTCCAGCACCTGGGGTAAATGCAAGTGTCATTGACTTTGAAGGAATGGCAGCATTCGGATTTTTAAACACATTTGGTGGCGGTGCACTGGAGAACTTTTCGATTTTTGCAACCGGAATTATGCCTTATATTACTGCATCTATTATCGTACAATTACTTCGTATGGACGTTGTTCCAAAATTCGCTGAATGGGCAAAGGAAGGCGAATCTGGACGTAAAAAGCTTGCACAATTTACGCGTTACGGCACCGTGGGAATTGCTTTCGTTCAAGCATTAGGAATGTCCATCGGATTTAATAATTTAATGCCAGGTCTCGTACCTAATCCGTCATTTGTAACGTATTTGTTGATTGCAATCGTGCTAACTGCAGGAACAGCTTTCCTCATGTGGCTAGGTGAGCAAATTACTGCAAATGGTGTTGGGAACGGGATTTCATTATTAATTTTTGCCGGTATTGCAGCAGCAATTCCAGGTGGTGTAAACCAGCTTTATGCTACATATATTCAAGGGGCGGGCGAACAGATTTTCATGAACGTTGTCATTATTCTTCTTTTAGCATTAGCGGTATTAGCAATTGTCGTCGGGGTTATTTACGTTCAGCAGGCGCTGCGTAAAATCCCAGTACAATATGCAAAGAAAATGGCAGCGGGCGGGCGTCCTACTGGCGGACAATCCACACATTTACCGCTTAAAGTAAATGGAGCAGGGGTTATCCCGGTTATCTTTGCGATGTCTCTGTTCATTTTCCCACCGACAATCGCAAACTTCTTTGATCAATCAAATCCGGTTGCTAATTGGGTTGTACAAAACTTTGATCAGACGCAACCCATCGGAATGGTTGTATTTGTCGCATTAATCATTGGGTTTACGTACTTTTATACATTCGTACAAGTGAACCCAGAGCAAATGGCGGATAATCTGCGAAAGCAAAGCGGATACGTACCAGGTATTCGTCCAGGCAAAACGACGGAGGTTTACATTACTCGCGTATTATACCGTCTTACGTTTGTGGGAGCCCTGTTCTTAGCAACTGTATCGATCATACCTGTCTTCTTTACGGTCGCCATGGGTCTTCCGGCATCGATTCAAATTGGCGGAACCGGCTTACTCATCGTTGTGGGTGTTGCACTTGATACGATGAAACGAATTGAGAGCCAACTAATCGACCGCAAATACACAGGATTCTTAAAGAAAACCTCATAA
- a CDS encoding ROK family protein, whose amino-acid sequence MKKILIADIGGTKISAALADENGEMTHRVKVKNDVQSSESAFHSLCFAFDRVLELARVKRDDIKLIGLGVPGQVDSNNGIAVYQNNLPWRDFPLAKQLKERFCHAEIVMDNDVAMAAYGEWKTFDLKKETFVYVTVSTGISAYIISEGRFIRGSGMAGEIGFSTYRESENVKTLEELASGPAIEAAGKTLYNNSGMTTEQVFNKYYEGDPTAAVVMRKTAQYLAFSLQHLFSILDPHVVVIGGGVMNNHPEFLTLIKEKLKPLLHNPVQSEVSERLYTSQIKGESGLYGALYRVLC is encoded by the coding sequence GTGAAGAAGATATTAATCGCAGACATTGGAGGGACGAAAATTTCTGCAGCATTAGCTGACGAAAATGGGGAAATGACACATCGGGTTAAAGTAAAGAACGATGTACAAAGTTCTGAGTCTGCTTTCCACTCTTTATGTTTCGCTTTTGATAGAGTGCTAGAATTAGCGAGAGTAAAGAGAGACGATATCAAATTAATTGGACTAGGGGTGCCAGGACAAGTTGATTCAAATAATGGCATAGCAGTCTACCAAAATAATCTACCGTGGCGAGATTTCCCTTTGGCCAAGCAGCTTAAGGAAAGGTTTTGTCATGCTGAAATTGTGATGGATAATGATGTAGCTATGGCTGCATATGGTGAATGGAAGACGTTTGATTTAAAGAAAGAGACCTTTGTCTATGTAACCGTTAGTACCGGAATTTCTGCTTATATTATAAGCGAAGGTCGTTTTATCCGAGGTTCAGGGATGGCTGGAGAGATAGGCTTTTCTACTTATAGGGAAAGTGAGAATGTTAAAACCTTAGAAGAGCTCGCTTCAGGACCTGCAATAGAAGCTGCCGGAAAAACATTGTACAACAACTCTGGAATGACTACAGAGCAAGTGTTTAATAAATATTATGAAGGTGACCCAACTGCAGCTGTTGTTATGCGTAAAACAGCACAATATCTTGCTTTTAGTTTGCAGCATTTATTTTCAATCCTAGATCCTCATGTTGTAGTAATAGGCGGAGGAGTTATGAACAATCATCCGGAGTTTCTAACCTTGATTAAGGAAAAGTTGAAGCCTCTCCTTCATAATCCGGTTCAAAGTGAAGTTAGTGAACGGCTTTACACCAGTCAAATTAAGGGAGAATCGGGGTTATATGGAGCGCTTTATCGTGTATTATGCTAG
- a CDS encoding 5'-nucleotidase C-terminal domain-containing protein: MKKQRGYKQVFTFIMAFFLIFQTAVGALGLTPTAKAADSDEIELKILHTNDIHSGIDPLGKAAAYIESERESVDHSLFLDAGDIFSGNPVVDLEFGKPIIEVLNEMQLDALTIGNHEFDYGQEEFQNRVAESDFPWISANTEVVDESIKIQQPEPYVEFDLEGLSVGVLGLTETPPSTAPAGIVGLEFHDPIETALEYADKADEVDVFIALTHHGYTEDRKLAENVDFFDVIIGGHSHTILNSPQVVNGTPITQAGANGSHVGNLSITVNEGSRDVTNVEGFLQPTSDLTEVHQPTQDIIDYWNDKMDEVLDEVIGYSNTGLSRDGRTVRDAPLGNFWTDAMRDAGDADIALTNNGGIRDSIAPGELTKRDIFTVEPFANEIMLIEMTGEAVQDVIEFSFSRRNSVDLQTSGLHYEILTYDSGNYYEANLTVNGETLDPEATYTVAVADYIGTGGGGYDFVGEIVDEVGLMTEAMISYSEKLTEDGQDIDYSTDEGRISVSVADDAPIEGEVIGETENGLSSENNAKGDSGLGNLYTDSVRSKTEADVAVLNASSISGNIAPGVITDKMIEGLDAFGNEIVVVETNGERLKEVLLEQANYHSGVDVQISGLTYELVEGDETSNRFDEITVFYTDGTKVEDADTFTVGYNDFMHGQGFYNLGDNVVDEEFGKVWESTVEYVTNHDGPIDYVEGERISIEYGEGGEEPGPAPGDALTVAEAIENQGEDAKVAGYIVGHVVSGTSVNFEAPFSNDFNYALADSPDETNLDKMLFVQITTDYRSEFGLESNPQNVGERVLVEGSLEAYHTKPGLRNPVDMQFIEEEVEEPTPQEVSISEARGLDEGELVTVIGVSTTDAGAWGQKGFYVQDDEAGIYVFQSDEDIEKGHEIKVTGLVGSFGGERQITDVQAVEVLGEAEVPTPITLMPGEVGEGNEAKLVNVEYVKVANLESVNDFGTFEFDAVSLRDESSVRVRVDNRTGLEYDDIVFTEGDVLSVTGVSSEFDGTIQLKPRGEIDFVDGFNDKQKHFYNVKSKQIENFENIRNEEVRERQIQNAKDRFWKKIEDAA; this comes from the coding sequence ATGAAGAAACAACGAGGTTACAAGCAAGTATTTACCTTCATTATGGCGTTTTTTCTTATTTTTCAAACGGCTGTAGGAGCACTGGGGTTAACACCAACAGCTAAAGCCGCGGATAGTGACGAGATTGAGTTGAAGATTTTACATACAAATGATATTCATTCAGGGATTGATCCGCTTGGTAAAGCGGCAGCTTATATTGAATCTGAGCGTGAATCAGTAGATCACAGTCTATTTTTAGACGCCGGGGATATTTTCAGTGGTAACCCGGTAGTAGACTTAGAGTTTGGCAAACCGATTATTGAAGTTTTGAATGAAATGCAGCTCGATGCTCTGACGATTGGAAATCACGAATTTGACTATGGTCAAGAAGAGTTCCAAAACCGGGTAGCAGAGTCTGATTTTCCATGGATCAGTGCAAACACCGAAGTAGTAGATGAGTCAATTAAAATCCAACAGCCTGAGCCATATGTAGAGTTTGACTTGGAAGGGCTTTCAGTAGGGGTTCTCGGTTTAACTGAAACGCCTCCTTCTACGGCTCCAGCAGGAATTGTAGGATTAGAGTTTCATGATCCAATTGAAACGGCACTAGAATATGCAGATAAGGCGGACGAAGTCGACGTTTTTATAGCCTTAACTCACCACGGCTATACAGAGGATCGCAAACTTGCGGAAAATGTTGACTTTTTTGACGTGATTATAGGAGGACATTCTCACACAATTTTAAATTCTCCTCAAGTTGTCAATGGTACTCCGATTACGCAAGCTGGAGCAAACGGCAGCCATGTAGGGAACTTATCGATTACAGTTAACGAAGGATCTCGAGATGTGACAAATGTGGAAGGTTTTTTACAGCCTACCAGTGATTTGACAGAGGTTCATCAGCCAACTCAGGATATTATTGATTATTGGAACGACAAAATGGATGAAGTTCTGGATGAAGTGATCGGGTATTCCAACACGGGGTTGAGTCGTGATGGTCGTACAGTTCGCGATGCGCCACTCGGAAACTTTTGGACAGATGCGATGAGAGATGCAGGGGATGCAGATATTGCCCTTACAAACAATGGGGGAATCCGTGACAGTATTGCGCCCGGAGAATTAACGAAGCGCGATATTTTTACAGTTGAACCATTCGCTAACGAAATTATGTTAATTGAAATGACGGGGGAAGCAGTTCAAGATGTAATTGAATTTTCTTTTAGCCGTCGAAATTCAGTAGACTTGCAAACTTCTGGTCTGCATTACGAGATTTTAACCTATGATTCGGGAAACTATTACGAGGCAAATTTAACGGTTAATGGTGAAACATTAGATCCTGAAGCTACCTATACCGTTGCTGTTGCTGATTATATCGGTACTGGCGGTGGCGGTTACGACTTTGTTGGAGAAATAGTTGATGAGGTTGGCTTAATGACGGAGGCTATGATTAGTTATTCCGAAAAACTGACTGAGGATGGTCAAGACATTGATTATTCTACTGATGAGGGGCGTATTAGCGTCTCTGTAGCAGACGATGCGCCAATTGAAGGTGAAGTCATCGGTGAGACTGAGAATGGATTAAGCTCTGAAAATAATGCTAAAGGGGACAGCGGTTTAGGAAATCTTTACACTGATTCCGTTCGTTCGAAAACAGAAGCGGATGTAGCTGTGTTAAACGCTTCCTCGATTTCAGGGAATATTGCACCAGGTGTGATCACAGATAAAATGATCGAAGGCTTAGATGCTTTCGGAAATGAGATTGTTGTCGTAGAAACAAATGGTGAACGCTTGAAAGAAGTGCTTCTTGAACAAGCAAACTATCATAGTGGTGTTGATGTTCAAATTTCTGGATTGACTTATGAATTAGTGGAAGGAGACGAGACATCAAATCGTTTTGATGAGATTACCGTGTTCTACACTGACGGTACAAAAGTAGAAGATGCAGATACATTTACAGTCGGTTATAACGACTTCATGCACGGGCAAGGATTCTACAACTTAGGTGATAATGTTGTAGACGAAGAGTTCGGAAAAGTGTGGGAGTCAACCGTTGAGTATGTTACGAATCACGACGGACCGATTGACTATGTTGAAGGGGAGCGCATTTCCATCGAGTACGGGGAAGGCGGCGAAGAACCAGGACCAGCACCCGGAGACGCCTTAACTGTAGCTGAAGCGATTGAAAACCAAGGTGAAGATGCGAAAGTAGCAGGTTACATTGTAGGTCATGTTGTTTCAGGAACAAGTGTTAATTTTGAAGCACCATTCTCAAATGATTTTAACTACGCATTGGCAGATAGCCCAGATGAAACGAACTTAGATAAAATGCTATTTGTTCAAATTACTACAGATTACCGAAGTGAGTTCGGATTAGAGTCGAATCCACAAAACGTAGGAGAGCGCGTTTTAGTAGAGGGGAGCCTCGAAGCGTACCACACAAAACCGGGACTTAGAAACCCAGTAGATATGCAGTTTATTGAGGAAGAGGTGGAAGAACCAACTCCTCAAGAAGTCTCCATTTCCGAAGCTCGCGGATTAGATGAAGGAGAGCTCGTGACTGTGATCGGGGTATCCACAACAGACGCAGGTGCTTGGGGACAAAAAGGGTTTTACGTACAAGATGATGAAGCAGGAATCTATGTCTTCCAGAGCGATGAGGATATAGAAAAAGGTCATGAAATTAAAGTTACAGGTCTTGTAGGCAGTTTTGGTGGAGAACGCCAAATTACAGACGTGCAAGCTGTGGAAGTTTTAGGAGAGGCTGAGGTTCCAACACCTATTACTCTTATGCCAGGTGAAGTTGGGGAAGGAAATGAAGCTAAGCTTGTAAACGTCGAGTACGTAAAAGTGGCGAATCTCGAGTCGGTTAACGATTTTGGTACTTTTGAATTCGATGCGGTTTCTTTACGTGACGAGTCCTCTGTACGAGTACGTGTGGATAACCGGACAGGTTTAGAGTATGATGACATCGTATTTACTGAAGGAGACGTGCTTTCAGTTACAGGTGTGTCCAGTGAATTTGATGGTACTATTCAACTGAAGCCACGTGGAGAAATCGACTTTGTAGACGGATTTAATGATAAGCAAAAGCATTTCTATAATGTGAAAAGCAAGCAAATCGAGAACTTTGAAAACATCCGTAACGAAGAAGTACGCGAGCGCCAAATCCAAAATGCGAAAGATCGCTTTTGGAAAAAGATCGAAGACGCAGCTTAG
- the pfkB gene encoding 1-phosphofructokinase, producing the protein MITTITLNAALDKTYYLPSFSTGKTNRSRAMHSEPGGKGNNVAKVLHRLDVLVKAGGFVGGNNGQKIKELLTERGIAHDFIPVQGESRVCMSIIDEGKKEETELLEAGPYITEEEWVHLCRWVKRVAESSKIVTLSGSLPKGVPEDGYAKLIQMIQERGSKAILDSSGISLVKGIEKAPYAVKPNEYEIKQYVGKSTLSLSEFIDIGKDLINKGIQYVCISLGGEGALFITSQKVYRARVPELNVLNSVGSGDSMLAGLAAGFYKHLSDEEVITFASACGAANTLKSFAGEIEVSDFTRLKSQIKVEEVTTF; encoded by the coding sequence ATGATCACAACGATTACGTTAAATGCAGCATTAGATAAAACCTATTACTTACCTTCTTTTTCAACGGGGAAAACAAATAGGTCGAGAGCGATGCATAGTGAACCGGGAGGCAAAGGGAACAATGTCGCAAAGGTTCTTCATAGATTAGATGTTTTGGTCAAAGCTGGTGGATTTGTTGGCGGGAATAATGGACAGAAAATTAAAGAGCTCTTGACAGAAAGAGGAATAGCTCATGATTTTATCCCTGTCCAGGGTGAATCACGTGTCTGCATGTCGATTATTGATGAAGGTAAAAAAGAGGAAACGGAACTGTTAGAAGCTGGACCATACATTACTGAAGAAGAATGGGTACACCTTTGTCGTTGGGTCAAAAGAGTGGCTGAAAGTAGTAAGATCGTCACGTTGTCAGGAAGTCTTCCAAAAGGTGTTCCAGAAGATGGCTATGCTAAGCTTATTCAAATGATTCAAGAAAGGGGATCAAAAGCAATTTTAGATTCCAGTGGAATTTCACTTGTGAAAGGAATTGAAAAAGCCCCATATGCTGTAAAGCCTAATGAGTATGAGATTAAGCAATATGTCGGTAAATCAACGCTTTCACTTTCAGAATTTATTGATATAGGAAAGGATCTGATTAATAAGGGGATTCAATACGTCTGTATTTCCTTAGGAGGAGAAGGGGCACTTTTTATAACAAGCCAAAAGGTGTATCGAGCTAGAGTCCCGGAACTAAACGTTCTCAATAGCGTTGGAAGTGGAGATTCAATGTTAGCTGGGTTGGCTGCAGGCTTTTATAAACATCTTTCTGATGAGGAGGTTATTACTTTTGCTTCGGCTTGTGGAGCAGCAAATACATTGAAATCTTTTGCCGGAGAAATAGAGGTTTCTGATTTTACACGGTTGAAATCACAAATAAAAGTGGAGGAAGTCACCACTTTTTAA